CTGTACGGCCACACCGGCGAGGTGCCGAAATTCGACGATTATGTGATCCCGATTGGCAAGGCGCGCGTGGTGAGAACGGGCGGTCACGTCACGATCGTCTCGTGGTCGAACGGCATGAGCTACGCGCTGAAGGCGGCCGAAGAACTGGCGAAGGAAGGCATCGAGGCCGAGGTGATCGATCTGCGCACGCTGCGTCCGATGGATACCGAAACCATCGTGGCGTCCGTGAAGAAGACCGGCCGCGCGGTGACGGTGGAGGAGGGCTGGCAACAGAATGGCGTCGGCGCCGAGATCGCCGCCCGCATCATGGAACACGCTTTCGATTATCTCGATGCGCCGGTGGCGCGGGTGTCGGGCAAGGACGTGCCGATGCCGTATGCCGCCAATCTCGAAAAGCTGGCGTTGCCCTCCGCGGCCGAAGTGGTCGCGGCCGCCAAAGCCGTTTGTTACAGGTAGGCCATGGCCGGGCCTAGGGAGCAGCCATTGCCTCCGGACGTCATGGGCCGTGATGACGCCACGGAGGTGTTGCGCGCCTTCGTCGTCGATGGCGGATTGTCCATCGCGTTCCAGCGCGCGTTCGAGGAGCCGGATATGTGGGGCCTGCTCCTGGTCGATATCGCGCGCCATGCCGCGCGCGCCTATGCGCGCGAGAGCGAGTACACCGAGGAGGATGCGCTGGCGCGCATCGTCGACATGTTCGAATCCGAAATCGCGCGGCCGACCGACCTGGGCAGCACCACGCCGCGGTCGCAACAGGGTCACTGACAATGCCAATCAATATTCTGATGCCTGCGCTGTCGCCCACGATGGAAAAGGGCAACCTTGCCAAGTGGCTCAAGAAGGAGGGCGACAAGGTCAAGTCCGGCGACGTCATCGCCGAGATCGAGACCGACAAGGCGACCATGGAAGTCGAGGCGGTCGACGAGGGCACCATTGCGAAAATTCTGGTGCCCGAGGGCACCCAGGATGTGGCGGTCAACGACGTCATCGCGGTGCTGGCCGGTGACGGCGAGGACGTGAAGTCGGCGGGGGCAGGGGCCGCCGCCGCGCCGAAGGCGGCTCCGGCGGCTGACGCGGCCGCGAAGCCCGCGCCGGCACTTGCTGCAGCTCCTTCCGCGGCCAAGGCTCCTGCGCCTGCCGCCGCGGCTCCCGCGCCGCAGGCCGCGCCTGCGCCACAGGCCAACGGCCATGCCCGCACGTTTTCGTCGCCGCTGGCGCGCCGGTTGGCAAAGGAAGCCGGCATTGAACTCGCGCGCATCAACGGATCAGGCCCGCATGGCCGCGTCGTCGCCCGCGACGTCGAGGATGCAAAATCCGGCAGGGGACTGAAGGCGCCGGCTGCAGCGCCTGCGGCCGCGCCGAGCATTGCACCGTCGATGTCGGACAAGCAGATCCTCGCGCTATTTGAGGAAGGCTCCTACGAGATCGTGCCGCATGACGGCATGCGCCGCACGATTGCGCAGCGGCTCACCGCATCGGTGCAGACGGTGCCGGTCTTCTACCTGACCATGGACTGCGACATCGGCAAGCTGCTCGCGGCCCGCGAGGAGATCAACGCCGCCGCGCCGAAGGACAACGAAAAGAAGCCACTCTACAAGCTGTCGGTGAACGACTTCGTCATCAAGGCGATGGCGATCGCGCTGCAGCGGATTCCCAATTGCAACGTGAGCTGGACCGAAGGCGGCATGGTCAAGCACCGGCATTCCGACATCGGCGTGGCGGTGGCGATGCCCGGCGGGCTGATCACGCCGATC
The genomic region above belongs to Bradyrhizobium sediminis and contains:
- a CDS encoding DUF5076 domain-containing protein, which translates into the protein MAGPREQPLPPDVMGRDDATEVLRAFVVDGGLSIAFQRAFEEPDMWGLLLVDIARHAARAYARESEYTEEDALARIVDMFESEIARPTDLGSTTPRSQQGH
- a CDS encoding pyruvate dehydrogenase complex dihydrolipoamide acetyltransferase, whose product is MPINILMPALSPTMEKGNLAKWLKKEGDKVKSGDVIAEIETDKATMEVEAVDEGTIAKILVPEGTQDVAVNDVIAVLAGDGEDVKSAGAGAAAAPKAAPAADAAAKPAPALAAAPSAAKAPAPAAAAPAPQAAPAPQANGHARTFSSPLARRLAKEAGIELARINGSGPHGRVVARDVEDAKSGRGLKAPAAAPAAAPSIAPSMSDKQILALFEEGSYEIVPHDGMRRTIAQRLTASVQTVPVFYLTMDCDIGKLLAAREEINAAAPKDNEKKPLYKLSVNDFVIKAMAIALQRIPNCNVSWTEGGMVKHRHSDIGVAVAMPGGLITPIIRKAETKSLSTISAEMKDFAARARSRKLKPEEYQGGTTAVSNLGMYGINHFTAVINPPHATILAVGTSEERPVVRAGKIEIAQMMSVTLSCDHRAIDGALGAELIGAFKMLIENPVMMMV